In Numidum massiliense, a single genomic region encodes these proteins:
- a CDS encoding potassium/proton antiporter, with the protein MPFFSDSAILLFAVLLIIGVLAAKFSLRIGLPSLTFFIAVGMILNRFIYFDNASLTQFFGTIALTIILFEGGLQTKWVDMRPVLKPSATLATVGVALTTVVTGVCAKFILGVSWLEGMLFGAIVGSTDAAAVFMVLGEMNIKKRLTSTLEAESGSNDPMAVILTISFIQLIQTPDASYWSLLLTFVLQMGIGLALGFVIGKLSVWAINKINLDSSGLYPVLSLACAILTYSFTALVGGSGFLAVYIAGIIVGNADLTFRQPILRFNEGLAWMMQILMFILLGLLVFPQDLLEVTWHGLALSALLMFVARPIAVYLSTLRMGFSFKEKVVLSWAGLRGAVPVVLGTYPLAAGLEHGQLFFNVVFFVVFTSALVQGASLSKVAAKLGLVEDKKPTAPHSLELVSIGQTNAEMMQIHLDEGRAVSEKTLSELDLSENTLVTAVVRGERLITPHGNTTLKAGDILYVLVAKDQRERVKNIFLAEKEEREVVEEPT; encoded by the coding sequence TTGCCTTTTTTTTCAGATAGTGCGATCTTGTTGTTTGCAGTTCTCTTGATTATCGGTGTGTTGGCCGCTAAGTTTTCGCTGCGGATCGGGTTACCTTCTTTGACTTTTTTTATTGCCGTCGGGATGATCCTCAATCGTTTCATTTATTTTGACAATGCATCACTGACGCAATTCTTCGGTACGATTGCCTTGACGATTATTTTGTTTGAAGGTGGCTTGCAAACGAAGTGGGTGGACATGCGCCCGGTGCTAAAGCCGTCCGCTACACTGGCGACAGTCGGCGTCGCACTGACGACGGTCGTTACCGGCGTGTGTGCCAAGTTTATTCTCGGTGTCTCTTGGCTCGAGGGGATGCTGTTCGGGGCGATTGTCGGTTCGACGGACGCGGCCGCCGTATTTATGGTTTTGGGCGAGATGAATATTAAAAAGAGGCTCACCTCTACGTTGGAGGCGGAATCTGGCTCTAACGACCCGATGGCCGTCATTTTGACCATTTCGTTCATCCAACTGATCCAAACGCCTGACGCAAGTTATTGGTCCCTCCTGTTGACGTTTGTCTTGCAAATGGGCATCGGACTAGCTTTAGGGTTCGTCATCGGCAAACTGTCGGTGTGGGCAATTAATAAAATTAATCTCGATTCCTCGGGACTATACCCGGTGCTGTCACTCGCTTGTGCCATTTTGACGTACAGTTTTACCGCGCTCGTCGGGGGCAGTGGGTTTCTCGCCGTGTACATTGCCGGAATTATCGTCGGCAATGCCGATTTAACGTTTCGGCAGCCGATTTTGCGCTTTAACGAAGGTTTGGCTTGGATGATGCAAATCCTGATGTTTATTTTGCTCGGTTTGCTCGTCTTCCCGCAAGATTTGCTGGAAGTGACGTGGCACGGGCTAGCGTTGTCTGCCCTCCTCATGTTCGTCGCCCGGCCGATCGCCGTCTATTTGAGTACGCTACGGATGGGATTTTCGTTCAAGGAGAAGGTCGTACTATCGTGGGCCGGGTTGCGCGGTGCAGTGCCCGTCGTATTAGGTACATATCCACTCGCCGCTGGACTGGAACACGGGCAGCTGTTTTTTAATGTCGTCTTTTTTGTCGTGTTTACGTCCGCTCTCGTGCAAGGGGCTTCTTTGTCCAAAGTTGCGGCGAAGTTAGGACTCGTGGAAGATAAAAAACCGACCGCGCCACACAGTCTCGAGCTCGTGTCGATCGGGCAAACGAATGCGGAAATGATGCAGATTCACCTCGATGAAGGGAGGGCAGTTAGTGAAAAAACGCTCAGTGAGTTGGATTTATCGGAAAACACGCTCGTGACGGCAGTCGTTCGCGGCGAGCGCCTTATTACGCCGCACGGGAATACGACGCTTAAAGCAGGAGATATTTTATATGTACTCGTCGCTAAAGATCAGCGCGAGCGGGTGAAAAATATTTTTTTAGCGGAAAAGGAAGAGCGAGAAGTAGTAGAAGAGCCGACTTGA